The Spirosoma foliorum genome has a window encoding:
- a CDS encoding FecR family protein yields the protein MPDYCKYTFDDFVLDSRFRQWVLTNSPADQAFWSDWLQANPDKVDLVLAARQFVGQMHQAQDELSDEEFDAEVSRIRVNREKLQDTNEAEQQEEEQPQPTPNRFIGWLRIAAVVALVGLGTAAFFYWRTPTTPLAVYQSTIEKQAGALREIRNTTNASQLVRLPDGSKVTLYRGSQISFPRSFTTHQREVFLVGEAFFEIVRRPKQPFMVYTDQLTTKVLGTSFTVRAYPNDKEAKVIVRTGKVSVFKTPPAGKLGELSESEPALILTPNQQVTFQEQDRRLERSLVALPEPIATTTGQPQTMVFEHTPVVTVFKKLEVAYGIVINYDADLLTGCELTAEFGPESLFEKLDLICRATGSRYEVIDAQVVIYSKGCR from the coding sequence ATGCCTGATTATTGCAAGTATACATTCGACGACTTTGTGCTGGATAGCCGGTTTCGTCAGTGGGTGCTGACCAACTCTCCTGCCGACCAGGCTTTTTGGAGCGATTGGCTGCAGGCAAATCCTGACAAAGTCGATCTGGTACTGGCTGCCCGGCAATTTGTTGGCCAGATGCATCAGGCGCAGGATGAGCTATCAGATGAAGAGTTTGACGCAGAGGTATCCCGTATTCGTGTCAATCGGGAGAAATTGCAGGATACTAATGAAGCAGAACAACAGGAAGAAGAGCAACCCCAACCGACGCCGAACCGGTTTATCGGTTGGCTACGTATTGCGGCAGTAGTGGCTTTGGTAGGCTTAGGAACAGCCGCTTTTTTTTACTGGCGCACCCCCACTACACCCCTTGCCGTATACCAGAGTACTATAGAAAAACAGGCGGGTGCATTACGGGAAATTCGAAATACAACAAATGCCAGCCAATTGGTTCGGCTTCCCGATGGTAGTAAGGTAACTCTTTATCGAGGTAGTCAGATTAGTTTTCCCCGCTCGTTTACCACACATCAACGGGAAGTCTTTCTGGTGGGAGAAGCCTTTTTTGAAATCGTCCGTCGCCCTAAACAGCCTTTTATGGTCTACACAGATCAGCTGACCACTAAAGTGCTGGGTACCAGTTTCACCGTGCGGGCCTATCCTAACGATAAGGAAGCTAAAGTGATTGTTCGAACGGGGAAGGTTTCGGTTTTTAAAACACCGCCTGCCGGGAAACTGGGCGAATTGAGTGAAAGCGAACCTGCGCTTATTCTGACGCCGAATCAACAGGTAACATTTCAGGAGCAAGATCGGCGGTTGGAGCGGTCGTTGGTTGCCTTGCCTGAACCGATTGCCACAACAACAGGACAGCCGCAAACAATGGTATTTGAGCACACACCGGTTGTAACCGTTTTTAAGAAGCTAGAAGTAGCCTATGGGATTGTCATTAATTATGATGCCGACCTCTTAACGGGCTGTGAACTAACCGCTGAGTTTGGGCCGGAGTCATTATTTGAGAAACTGGACTTGATTTGTCGCGCTACCGGATCACGCTATGAAGTGATTGATGCACAGGTGGTTATTTATAGCAAAGGGTGCCGATGA
- a CDS encoding RagB/SusD family nutrient uptake outer membrane protein → MKFFRKLYLSLLAGALMLTQNSCNKVLDLDPLDQLSDAAYWQTANDFMLAANQFYVYERSFIDVLYDANGSTQNYHSDLKSDFAAGQNAYSRGLNTVPTTDANYNNNYNRIRTINYLLDKAATYGNQAEIAKYVAEAKFFRAYVYFDLLQIFGGVPIVSKSLGTTSPELQAPRNTRDEVVDFILKDLNEAIAALPAKIAQNVSTEQGRVNKESAQAFLGRVALYEGTWQKFRNNTARANTLLDASVAASGAVITGAQYQLFAPATLGDSAQKYLFILENQKSNPANLTKSANNEYILANRYDWTLRQIRQNVSRQAQVLGPTKNFVNQFLCQDGLPIEKSPLFKGYATMNSEFQNRENRMKYTLKVPNGYYWFGVNNPRVDWTSGPADRATAYASPFKPYANGLSGYGHQKWISERAVADNEEGYDYPVIRYAEVLLNYAEAVFERNETITDADLDKSLNLVRQRVNKTMPKLSNAFAQTNGLDMRTEIRRERNVELFYEGFRVDDVKRWAAADLMKQPLVGIKWTGTEYQTLWPSQSSTAKDADGNIIVDGSRSFSDKNYLLPIPTQQIQLNAQLTQNPGW, encoded by the coding sequence ATGAAATTCTTTCGAAAACTATACCTCTCTTTGCTGGCGGGTGCGTTGATGCTGACGCAAAATAGCTGCAACAAAGTCCTGGATTTAGATCCGCTCGACCAGCTTTCGGATGCTGCTTACTGGCAAACGGCTAATGACTTTATGCTGGCTGCCAATCAGTTCTATGTCTACGAGCGTTCGTTTATTGATGTGCTCTACGACGCAAACGGGTCCACACAAAACTACCATTCTGACCTGAAAAGCGACTTTGCTGCCGGGCAGAATGCCTATAGCCGTGGACTGAATACCGTGCCGACAACCGATGCCAATTACAATAATAACTACAATAGAATCCGTACAATCAACTACTTGCTCGATAAAGCAGCTACCTATGGTAATCAGGCCGAAATTGCGAAGTATGTAGCGGAAGCTAAATTTTTTCGGGCGTATGTATATTTCGATTTGCTACAGATTTTCGGTGGTGTACCCATTGTGAGTAAGTCGCTGGGCACTACATCTCCTGAACTACAGGCACCCAGGAATACACGGGATGAAGTAGTCGATTTTATCCTCAAAGATCTGAACGAAGCCATTGCAGCTTTACCCGCCAAAATAGCTCAGAACGTATCGACTGAGCAGGGGCGGGTTAACAAAGAATCGGCACAGGCATTCCTGGGTCGGGTAGCCTTATATGAAGGCACCTGGCAGAAATTCCGGAACAACACTGCCCGCGCCAATACCCTACTCGATGCATCGGTTGCCGCCAGTGGAGCCGTTATTACAGGAGCACAATACCAACTGTTTGCACCAGCAACTTTGGGCGATTCGGCACAGAAGTATCTGTTTATTCTGGAGAACCAGAAATCGAATCCGGCCAACCTTACCAAAAGTGCGAACAACGAGTATATTCTGGCCAATCGGTACGACTGGACGCTCCGGCAAATCCGCCAGAACGTATCGCGGCAGGCACAGGTACTGGGACCGACTAAAAACTTTGTCAATCAGTTTTTATGTCAGGATGGGTTGCCGATTGAGAAATCACCGCTATTTAAAGGCTATGCAACCATGAATTCGGAGTTTCAGAACCGGGAAAATCGGATGAAATATACCCTCAAGGTGCCAAATGGCTATTACTGGTTTGGTGTCAACAACCCTCGGGTCGACTGGACCAGCGGACCGGCTGATCGGGCAACTGCTTATGCATCGCCGTTTAAGCCCTATGCCAACGGCCTTAGCGGCTACGGTCATCAGAAATGGATTTCAGAACGGGCGGTGGCTGATAACGAAGAAGGCTACGATTACCCCGTTATCCGGTATGCCGAAGTACTGCTAAATTATGCCGAAGCGGTATTTGAACGGAACGAAACGATCACTGATGCCGATTTAGACAAATCACTAAATCTGGTTCGGCAACGCGTTAATAAAACGATGCCTAAGCTGAGCAATGCCTTCGCTCAGACGAACGGCTTGGATATGCGCACCGAAATTCGTCGGGAACGCAACGTAGAGTTGTTTTATGAGGGATTTCGGGTAGATGATGTCAAACGATGGGCCGCTGCTGACCTGATGAAACAACCCTTAGTTGGCATTAAGTGGACGGGGACAGAATATCAAACACTCTGGCCTTCACAATCCTCGACCGCGAAAGATGCGGATGGCAATATTATCGTGGATGGTAGCCGCTCATTTAGCGATAAAAACTACCTGCTCCCGATTCCTACGCAGCAGATTCAGTTGAACGCACAGCTTACCCAGAATCCCGGTTGGTAA
- a CDS encoding TonB-dependent receptor, with product MRIAFYQVFILVWCSSLVLALDGKGQEVLNRPISVSFENQRVEQAIKQIGKLASVRFIYSPQVIRSDRKVNLSVQSQPLSTVLNTLLTPLHVTYEVIGSQIILRNTSSSQNETEVPDKEVSVAVASADQTLSGTVTDEKNSPLPGVTVAIKSTTRGTTTDANGKYSIAVPDESAVLVFSFVGYERQEIVVGKQTSLNVQLKGEARGLDEVVVVGYGTQKRATLSGSIATIDNKVFQDRGVVDNPLSALQGQIPGVMVTRSSAAPGRASWNFQIRGATSTNGAEPLILIDGVAVSSQAALNSINPNDIENMSFLKDASAAIYGARAAGGVVLVTTKRAKSGKTTIQYDGSVSQKVPGLQPHLINVQQFGQGLVDGTTNDYYGVPPTSFLWYKFGQLMLNPPASGFIDYTNGGTVSAANNPLNPGFGDVKDQTFFNTNWVDVLWGNATSTQHNLSISGRNERSGYRVSLGYLSDGSLLQWGQNSNSRYNIRLTHDYQFTNKLKLESNISLEKNDIIQPTLIGSVMGQYQQPGFPVSTIDGKPYAWGTQYSPNWQAELGGENKEYNNRVFTNFRLSYQLNKNLTLVGQAGYNWTATDIKEQQKVISWYNYLGTIQAADNPTRPNSYYWRRLNKDAYATLNAYLNYAKTFAQNHDISVTVGTNYERDEVDQYLARTNYVANDNVPSLNLGIGDATTKSVTQVQNHYAIGSYFARFNYAFQQKYLLEVNARYDGSSKFDASNRWQSFYGVSAGWRISQEGFMKDISFLNDLKLRASYGTVGNQSNIGLYDYIQLLNVSATTGATSAGFPIIGSSPAVIVAPTPSLISLNRTWERVETTNFGLDFSLLNRRLSGSFDYFVKHNRNMLLPQTFPGVLGATAPYANIGHLKTWGWESSLQWSDRIGQFGYRIGGSLTDNQNILLNFGGANVINQGYNANVEGYALGSYFGLEYAGRIQTAEQLAAARALSPGNNVSMPLTTSTLPGVRLGDNMFKDLNGDGKLTVPGDLKYLGRDDPRYSFALNLGADWKGFDFQAVFQGVGQRTIFREGNWRVPFGSIFQGQTDFWVGKTWTPTNTDAYYPILSTGQNATTYNAYNYQISDWSVENGAYVRLKNLVVGYTLPVSITKKIKVDRLRVYYSGNDLWEITHIRDGWDPEATRNVGRANSESTFSRYPFFRLHTVGVNLTF from the coding sequence ATGCGAATAGCATTCTATCAGGTCTTTATCCTGGTCTGGTGTTCCAGCCTGGTACTGGCCCTTGACGGAAAGGGGCAGGAGGTGCTCAATCGCCCGATTTCCGTTTCCTTCGAGAACCAACGAGTTGAACAGGCTATCAAACAGATTGGTAAACTAGCCTCAGTACGATTTATTTATAGTCCGCAAGTCATCCGGTCTGATCGGAAAGTGAATCTGTCGGTACAGAGTCAACCTCTTTCAACGGTATTAAACACACTCCTGACCCCATTACATGTTACGTATGAGGTCATTGGTTCGCAAATAATCCTCAGAAATACGAGCAGCAGCCAAAACGAAACAGAGGTTCCCGATAAAGAGGTTAGCGTAGCCGTTGCTTCCGCAGACCAAACGCTTTCGGGTACTGTAACGGACGAAAAAAATAGTCCACTACCGGGTGTAACGGTTGCAATCAAAAGCACGACTCGCGGCACAACCACTGATGCCAATGGAAAATACTCGATTGCCGTACCCGACGAAAGCGCTGTGTTAGTGTTCTCGTTTGTTGGCTACGAGCGTCAGGAGATTGTTGTAGGAAAACAAACATCTCTAAATGTTCAGCTAAAAGGCGAGGCTCGTGGTCTGGATGAAGTTGTTGTTGTTGGTTACGGTACGCAAAAGCGGGCTACCCTTAGCGGCTCGATTGCTACAATCGATAACAAAGTATTTCAGGACAGAGGTGTTGTCGATAACCCACTTTCTGCGTTACAGGGTCAAATTCCGGGCGTGATGGTTACTCGTTCGTCGGCAGCTCCGGGGCGGGCCAGCTGGAACTTTCAGATTCGGGGAGCTACGTCAACCAATGGGGCCGAACCGCTTATTCTCATCGATGGCGTAGCTGTGAGCAGTCAGGCTGCCCTGAACTCAATTAACCCAAATGACATTGAAAACATGTCGTTTCTGAAAGATGCCTCGGCTGCCATTTATGGAGCACGGGCCGCGGGTGGTGTTGTATTGGTTACGACCAAGCGGGCCAAATCGGGTAAAACGACCATTCAGTACGATGGCTCAGTGTCGCAGAAAGTGCCTGGGCTACAGCCGCATCTGATTAATGTACAGCAGTTTGGCCAAGGGTTGGTGGATGGTACGACCAACGATTATTATGGGGTGCCACCTACGTCTTTCCTTTGGTACAAATTTGGTCAACTGATGCTTAATCCGCCTGCTTCGGGCTTTATCGACTACACAAACGGCGGAACGGTGTCGGCGGCTAATAACCCGTTAAATCCCGGATTTGGCGACGTAAAAGACCAGACGTTTTTCAACACCAACTGGGTCGACGTGCTATGGGGGAACGCCACGTCGACGCAACATAACCTGAGTATTTCGGGGCGTAACGAACGCTCTGGTTACCGGGTATCGCTTGGGTATTTGAGTGATGGTAGCTTGCTCCAATGGGGTCAAAATTCGAATAGTCGATACAATATTCGCCTGACGCACGATTATCAGTTTACCAACAAGCTGAAACTTGAATCAAATATTTCGCTCGAAAAGAACGACATCATTCAGCCAACGCTGATCGGCTCTGTGATGGGGCAGTACCAGCAGCCAGGTTTCCCGGTATCGACCATTGATGGCAAACCCTATGCCTGGGGTACCCAATATAGCCCAAACTGGCAGGCCGAACTGGGCGGTGAAAACAAGGAATACAACAACCGGGTGTTTACCAATTTTCGGCTGAGTTATCAATTGAACAAGAACCTGACTCTTGTTGGACAGGCAGGGTATAATTGGACGGCTACTGACATCAAAGAACAGCAGAAGGTGATTTCGTGGTACAATTACCTGGGCACCATTCAGGCCGCAGACAACCCTACACGACCCAATTCCTACTATTGGAGACGCTTAAACAAAGATGCTTACGCTACCTTAAATGCCTATCTCAACTATGCCAAAACGTTTGCTCAGAATCATGACATCAGCGTAACTGTCGGTACCAACTACGAGCGTGACGAAGTGGACCAATACTTGGCCCGTACGAACTATGTCGCTAATGATAATGTGCCCTCGCTCAATCTGGGTATTGGCGATGCAACTACGAAAAGTGTAACGCAGGTACAGAATCACTACGCGATTGGGTCTTATTTTGCTCGGTTCAACTACGCGTTTCAACAGAAGTACCTGCTTGAAGTCAATGCCCGGTATGATGGCTCTTCGAAGTTTGACGCGTCAAATCGCTGGCAGTCTTTTTATGGTGTATCGGCTGGCTGGCGCATTTCGCAGGAAGGGTTCATGAAAGATATTTCGTTCCTGAACGACTTAAAACTGCGGGCGTCTTACGGAACTGTGGGCAACCAGAGCAATATCGGTTTATACGATTATATTCAATTGCTGAATGTATCAGCCACTACAGGAGCAACCAGTGCAGGCTTTCCAATCATCGGATCGAGTCCCGCTGTCATTGTGGCACCCACCCCTTCGCTGATTAGCCTGAATCGTACCTGGGAACGCGTTGAAACTACTAATTTTGGACTTGACTTCTCGCTTCTGAACCGGCGTCTGTCGGGTAGCTTCGATTATTTCGTCAAGCATAACCGGAACATGCTGCTGCCCCAAACCTTCCCGGGCGTATTGGGGGCTACGGCTCCGTATGCCAATATAGGGCATCTCAAAACCTGGGGCTGGGAAAGCTCGTTGCAATGGAGTGACCGGATTGGCCAGTTTGGCTATCGAATTGGGGGTAGTTTGACCGACAACCAAAACATATTACTCAATTTCGGTGGAGCCAACGTTATAAATCAGGGTTATAATGCAAACGTTGAAGGCTATGCCCTCGGCTCGTATTTCGGACTTGAATACGCAGGGCGTATCCAGACAGCGGAACAGTTGGCGGCTGCACGCGCGCTGTCGCCCGGTAACAACGTCAGCATGCCCCTTACGACATCGACCTTACCCGGTGTTCGCCTTGGCGACAATATGTTCAAAGACCTGAACGGGGATGGTAAACTAACCGTACCCGGCGATTTGAAATACCTGGGACGCGATGACCCTCGCTATAGCTTTGCGCTGAATCTGGGTGCCGACTGGAAAGGGTTTGATTTTCAGGCTGTTTTTCAGGGAGTAGGTCAGCGGACGATCTTCCGGGAAGGAAACTGGCGGGTACCTTTTGGTTCGATTTTCCAGGGACAAACTGATTTCTGGGTTGGCAAAACCTGGACACCGACCAATACGGATGCTTATTATCCGATTCTGTCGACGGGCCAAAACGCAACGACCTATAATGCCTACAACTATCAGATTTCGGACTGGTCGGTGGAAAACGGGGCTTATGTACGCCTGAAAAATCTGGTTGTTGGCTATACATTGCCGGTGAGCATCACCAAAAAGATTAAGGTTGACCGGCTTCGGGTGTATTACTCGGGTAACGATTTGTGGGAGATCACCCATATCCGTGATGGTTGGGACCCCGAAGCGACTCGCAACGTAGGCCGGGCCAACAGTGAATCTACGTTTTCTCGTTACCCTTTCTTTCGGTTGCATACTGTAGGCGTAAACCTGACCTTTTAA
- a CDS encoding cellulose binding domain-containing protein yields MNLHFSFIGWGRGLSAFRQLICLILLLLSVTDSLLAQSFVHPGLLHKQSDFNRMKTKVTANAQPWKAGWDVLTANSNSSLTRAFTNPIPAIIYRGFDGTNTENYASLFRDAGAAYQTALRWKISGDDAYAEKSIAILNAWSASMTTISGTSDRFLLAGIQGYQLANAAEIMRSYSGWAPADLARFQNWMLTVWYSMNHDFLVNHNGACISNYYANWDLCNMASMLSIGVLCDRRDIYNEAVEYFKNGAGMGSIKNVVPYVFGDLGQWQESGRDQGHTVLGVALAGSFCEMAWNQGDDLYGYDDNRLLKGFEYIAKYNLGYEVPYSTYSNCIGVVQPIVSEDQRGNLRPVWELVYNHYVNRKGLSAPYTARFAQIVRPEGGGGNFGPNSGGYDQLGFGTLAFSLDEPVKPTNQTITFPAIPNKEFGALDFSPGATASSGLPVVYSSSNPVVASVNADGTIHVSKPGTTTIIAQQMGDSQYNLAPVVYQTLTVNQIPGVTDGTWTNTAGITTTAISSTAGSANLLWPGQTFVVGDLVRLTGMIPGGFVTNTNYSVVAVNGSSIQLSLRPGGTAVVATTSITNGTGNRFLKWSTAANWSNLVIPSGVQANATFGATSYANIGGVTLDGTITIGTLTYAANGTSELTLASGQNGGTLNFQTLSGTPSINMINTGARKLFLGNANNNSRAPLKIAGTQGLKITTPIYGGSSSYAGLRIQAAMDWSGLQGGISLSQGTIELHNTTNSLTDANNVLLPPTRLTMGTDATAVLVYNGANLYANKQTIGALDGTSDAYIISRSNLTNGASTLVVGVDNLDGTFDGTIGSGPTADAVDKGRVNLEKTGTGTQTITGSIKNGTTTINGTPYYSTVTVNSGKLVLTGANDYQGVTTVNSGTLVVTGSLASPVSVTGGTLTGGGHTSSSITIGSGAFVAPGNGIGTFTTSASLNLAGGSTYQLELNSNDNQADKLVTNGVTINGGNLVSSDLGNAGTLPVGTSYIIIDNTSDAPITGTFNGLAEGSDIQIGSIRFQITYQGGTGNDIALVVPKQTQTITFATLLPKKVGDADVDPAATASSGLIVSYASSNTGVATIVNGKIHLVGPGSTTITASQPGDATYTAAASVDQILSVTLAALVKVKSLDGDNGQTTNNVIRPYLTLVNEGSTPVPYSELTARYWFTAENFAGINTWIDYAQLGNSTVQLKYVVLDQPRNGALGYIEYSFTSAAGNLAAGGNSGPIQSRFANTDWTDLTETDDYSFKAQSSYAENDRITLYRNGTLIWGTEPAVVAPVVKLKVYSENKNYNTGSNSISTYLKITNEGNVPVSYGDVAVRYWFTAEGTQNLNYWIDYAKLGNSAVTGQFVRNVGRTNADTYFELKVNPIIGSLYPVSNTGNIQYRIAKADWSNFNETNDFSYKPAGTMAENANVTIYYKGQLIYGTEPASGARLAADHTDNPLKLTVLGNPVIGDQALIDIQGASGKRVTLTLTDMNGTSLHELILEPTEVEQPQRIPMRYQAGVYLLRAVTTGGSANVKLIKP; encoded by the coding sequence ATGAATCTACATTTCTCCTTCATCGGCTGGGGTAGGGGGCTTAGTGCCTTCCGACAGCTCATCTGCCTTATTTTACTGCTCTTATCAGTAACTGATTCGCTTCTGGCTCAGTCGTTTGTTCACCCCGGACTGTTGCATAAACAGAGTGATTTCAACAGGATGAAAACCAAAGTGACTGCAAACGCTCAACCCTGGAAAGCCGGTTGGGATGTATTGACGGCCAATTCGAACTCGTCGTTGACACGGGCCTTTACCAATCCGATTCCTGCCATTATCTACCGTGGTTTCGATGGGACAAATACGGAAAACTACGCGTCCTTATTCCGCGATGCAGGGGCGGCTTACCAGACGGCGCTTCGGTGGAAAATCTCGGGCGATGATGCCTATGCCGAAAAATCCATTGCTATTCTGAATGCATGGTCGGCCAGTATGACAACCATTAGCGGTACATCCGACCGGTTTCTGCTGGCGGGTATTCAAGGGTATCAACTGGCCAATGCCGCCGAGATAATGCGCTCCTACAGCGGCTGGGCTCCTGCCGATTTAGCGCGGTTTCAAAACTGGATGCTGACCGTATGGTATTCCATGAACCACGATTTCCTGGTTAACCACAACGGGGCCTGTATCAGCAATTATTATGCGAACTGGGATCTGTGCAATATGGCGTCCATGCTCAGCATCGGGGTTCTCTGCGACCGTCGCGACATCTATAACGAAGCTGTCGAGTACTTTAAAAATGGGGCCGGGATGGGCTCCATCAAGAATGTAGTCCCGTATGTATTTGGCGATTTAGGCCAATGGCAGGAGAGTGGCCGCGATCAGGGGCATACGGTTTTGGGCGTAGCGCTGGCAGGTTCATTTTGCGAAATGGCCTGGAATCAGGGCGACGATCTATATGGGTACGACGACAACCGACTCCTGAAAGGGTTTGAATACATTGCCAAATATAACCTGGGATACGAAGTTCCTTATTCAACCTATAGCAACTGTATTGGTGTTGTTCAGCCGATTGTATCCGAAGATCAGCGTGGAAACCTTCGCCCGGTCTGGGAACTGGTGTATAATCACTACGTAAATCGCAAGGGATTGTCGGCTCCTTATACAGCACGCTTTGCACAGATTGTTCGGCCCGAAGGGGGAGGAGGTAATTTTGGCCCCAATAGCGGTGGGTACGACCAGTTGGGTTTTGGTACGTTAGCTTTTTCGCTCGATGAACCAGTAAAACCTACTAATCAGACGATTACTTTCCCGGCTATTCCTAACAAAGAGTTTGGAGCTCTTGACTTCTCTCCGGGTGCTACGGCAAGTTCAGGATTGCCCGTCGTTTATTCAAGCTCGAATCCAGTCGTCGCGTCGGTCAATGCCGATGGAACCATTCATGTCTCGAAGCCTGGAACTACAACCATCATTGCCCAGCAAATGGGCGACAGCCAGTATAATCTGGCTCCCGTTGTTTACCAGACATTAACGGTCAATCAGATTCCGGGCGTTACCGATGGCACCTGGACGAATACAGCAGGAATCACCACGACTGCGATTTCTTCGACCGCTGGTAGTGCTAATCTGCTCTGGCCGGGTCAGACATTCGTGGTGGGCGATCTGGTGCGGCTAACCGGTATGATTCCCGGTGGTTTTGTCACGAACACAAATTATTCGGTAGTAGCAGTCAATGGCTCGTCGATTCAGCTTTCGTTACGTCCGGGTGGCACAGCAGTAGTAGCGACTACATCGATCACGAATGGAACGGGTAACCGATTCCTGAAATGGTCGACGGCTGCCAACTGGAGCAATTTGGTGATTCCGAGTGGTGTTCAAGCCAACGCTACGTTTGGCGCAACCAGCTATGCGAATATCGGGGGTGTAACCCTGGACGGCACCATTACGATCGGTACGCTGACCTATGCGGCCAACGGGACGTCGGAACTGACGCTGGCCAGCGGTCAAAATGGCGGAACACTAAACTTTCAAACGCTGTCGGGTACACCGAGTATCAACATGATCAATACGGGCGCTCGCAAACTTTTCCTAGGCAATGCCAATAACAATTCACGAGCACCGCTAAAAATTGCCGGAACACAGGGACTTAAAATCACGACGCCCATCTACGGAGGAAGCAGCTCGTACGCGGGCTTACGCATACAGGCTGCAATGGATTGGAGTGGATTGCAGGGAGGTATCAGTCTGTCGCAAGGGACCATTGAACTTCACAACACAACCAATAGCCTAACGGATGCCAACAACGTGCTGCTTCCACCTACCCGGCTGACAATGGGGACGGATGCCACCGCTGTGCTGGTATACAACGGCGCGAATCTGTACGCCAATAAACAAACGATCGGCGCCCTCGACGGTACGTCTGATGCGTACATCATCTCACGCAGCAACCTGACAAATGGAGCCTCTACATTGGTGGTGGGTGTAGACAATCTGGATGGAACGTTTGATGGTACTATTGGTTCTGGCCCAACAGCGGATGCCGTGGATAAGGGGCGGGTAAATCTGGAAAAGACCGGAACGGGTACGCAAACTATCACCGGCTCGATCAAGAATGGCACCACGACGATCAACGGTACGCCTTATTACTCAACCGTAACCGTGAATAGTGGAAAGCTGGTGTTGACTGGTGCCAACGACTATCAGGGTGTAACAACGGTCAATAGTGGCACGTTAGTCGTTACTGGATCGTTGGCAAGTCCTGTTTCGGTTACGGGTGGTACGCTTACGGGGGGCGGTCATACGAGTTCATCCATTACGATTGGCAGTGGCGCGTTTGTGGCTCCCGGCAATGGCATAGGTACATTTACCACATCGGCTTCGTTGAATCTGGCTGGAGGATCAACCTACCAGTTGGAGTTGAATAGCAACGACAACCAGGCTGATAAACTGGTAACCAATGGCGTTACAATCAACGGAGGGAATTTGGTCAGTAGCGATTTAGGAAATGCAGGTACGCTCCCGGTTGGAACCAGCTATATTATTATTGACAACACGTCGGATGCGCCGATTACGGGAACATTCAATGGCCTGGCTGAAGGAAGTGATATCCAGATCGGAAGCATTCGTTTTCAGATAACATATCAGGGCGGCACCGGCAACGATATTGCCTTAGTGGTACCGAAACAGACACAGACGATCACCTTTGCAACACTATTGCCTAAAAAAGTGGGCGATGCGGACGTTGATCCAGCCGCAACGGCCAGTTCTGGTTTAATCGTTAGTTATGCCAGTTCGAATACGGGCGTGGCCACTATTGTCAATGGTAAAATTCATCTGGTTGGTCCGGGGTCAACAACTATTACTGCTTCACAGCCCGGTGACGCCACCTATACGGCTGCAGCCTCAGTCGATCAGATACTTAGTGTAACCTTGGCGGCCCTGGTAAAAGTAAAATCGCTGGATGGCGATAACGGTCAGACAACCAACAACGTAATTCGCCCCTATCTGACGCTGGTTAACGAAGGGTCTACGCCTGTTCCCTACAGCGAACTGACGGCGCGTTACTGGTTTACAGCGGAGAATTTTGCGGGCATTAACACCTGGATCGATTATGCACAGTTGGGTAATAGTACGGTGCAACTGAAGTACGTGGTTTTGGATCAGCCCCGAAATGGTGCATTGGGCTATATCGAGTATAGTTTTACATCAGCGGCTGGTAATCTGGCAGCAGGTGGTAATTCCGGCCCCATTCAGTCCCGATTCGCCAATACAGACTGGACAGACCTGACCGAAACCGACGATTATTCATTTAAAGCTCAATCAAGCTATGCTGAAAATGATCGTATTACGCTCTATCGAAATGGAACACTGATTTGGGGGACAGAGCCTGCTGTTGTTGCTCCGGTGGTCAAGCTGAAAGTTTATTCTGAGAATAAAAACTATAATACCGGTAGCAATTCGATCAGCACGTATCTGAAAATCACGAATGAAGGAAATGTGCCCGTGTCTTACGGTGATGTTGCCGTTCGATATTGGTTTACAGCCGAGGGTACGCAGAACCTCAACTACTGGATCGATTACGCCAAACTGGGTAATTCAGCTGTGACAGGACAATTTGTTCGAAATGTGGGCCGCACAAATGCCGATACCTATTTCGAGTTAAAGGTAAATCCGATTATTGGCAGCCTGTATCCAGTAAGCAATACGGGCAATATTCAATATCGTATTGCCAAAGCCGATTGGTCGAACTTCAACGAAACGAACGATTTTTCGTATAAACCGGCTGGCACAATGGCTGAAAACGCTAACGTAACGATCTATTACAAAGGTCAACTGATTTACGGAACAGAGCCCGCATCGGGTGCTCGTTTGGCGGCTGACCATACAGATAATCCGCTTAAACTAACGGTGTTGGGGAACCCGGTCATTGGCGATCAGGCGCTGATTGACATTCAGGGTGCTTCCGGAAAACGAGTTACCCTAACGTTGACAGACATGAATGGTACATCCTTGCATGAACTGATTCTTGAGCCAACCGAGGTTGAGCAGCCACAGCGTATTCCCATGCGTTATCAGGCCGGGGTTTATTTACTCAGGGCGGTTACAACTGGGGGAAGCGCGAATGTCAAACTAATCAAGCCGTAA